A genomic window from Agrobacterium larrymoorei includes:
- a CDS encoding MerR family transcriptional regulator, whose protein sequence is MNKYYSITELTREFGVSTRTLRFYEDEGLIHPERRGRTRLFRAADRRLIQEILRGRRIGFTIAEIREIIQVYKEPPGESGQLELLMKKVDEKRADLRQKRRDIEETLAELDNVEEACLTRLAEIGVGT, encoded by the coding sequence TTGAATAAGTATTATAGCATCACGGAACTCACGCGCGAATTCGGTGTATCCACCCGCACTCTTCGTTTCTATGAAGACGAAGGGTTGATCCATCCGGAACGCCGTGGACGCACGCGCCTGTTCCGCGCCGCGGATCGCAGGCTTATTCAGGAAATTCTCCGAGGTCGCCGCATCGGCTTCACCATCGCCGAAATCCGTGAAATCATTCAGGTTTACAAGGAGCCGCCCGGTGAGTCCGGTCAGCTTGAACTTCTGATGAAGAAGGTCGATGAAAAGCGCGCCGACCTCCGCCAGAAGCGCCGCGATATCGAAGAGACCTTGGCGGAACTCGATAATGTCGAGGAAGCGTGTCTGACGCGTCTCGCCGAAATCGGCGTGGGTACGTAA
- a CDS encoding DUF1624 domain-containing protein, translating to MNEATATVTKSGRIGFLDTWRGIALIAMASYHFTWDLAMFGYIPPETPTEGLWRLYARAIASSFLFLAGFSLFLAHRKGINWPAFGKRFAMVAGAALLISVATYIAVPGGWIFFGILHNIAVASLIGLIFLRLPALVTLVVAVLAFLAPIYFSSDAFNSIWLSWIGFATAPPRSNDYVPVLPFLAPFLVGLGVAQIAVPRGWLDRFRKPSGKRNLLAFFGRHSLSFYLIHQPVLIGLVYLASITFPPPPVDQVEAYKKSCEASCMQTQNNLDLCQSFCGCTLEKLHSENVFDAMMANTASVEQQSKIRDVAAQCSAEVQ from the coding sequence ATGAATGAGGCAACCGCGACGGTTACCAAGTCTGGCCGCATCGGCTTTCTCGACACGTGGCGCGGGATCGCGCTGATCGCCATGGCAAGCTACCACTTCACCTGGGATCTTGCCATGTTCGGCTATATCCCGCCGGAAACGCCGACCGAAGGTTTGTGGCGTCTCTATGCGCGGGCGATTGCCAGTTCGTTTCTGTTTCTCGCGGGTTTCAGCCTGTTTCTGGCCCACCGCAAGGGGATAAATTGGCCAGCCTTCGGTAAGCGATTTGCGATGGTCGCTGGCGCCGCGTTGCTGATTTCGGTCGCGACATATATCGCCGTCCCTGGTGGCTGGATATTCTTCGGCATCCTGCACAATATCGCGGTGGCGAGCCTGATCGGTCTTATCTTCCTGAGATTGCCTGCCTTGGTGACGCTGGTCGTGGCTGTTTTGGCCTTCCTTGCGCCGATCTATTTCTCGTCGGATGCCTTCAACTCGATCTGGCTGTCCTGGATCGGATTTGCCACAGCGCCTCCCCGCTCCAACGACTACGTGCCCGTATTACCATTTCTCGCGCCGTTCCTCGTCGGTCTTGGTGTCGCACAAATCGCTGTGCCGCGCGGATGGCTGGATCGTTTCCGAAAGCCTAGCGGTAAGCGCAATCTGCTGGCCTTCTTCGGTCGGCACAGCCTGTCCTTTTACCTTATTCACCAGCCGGTGCTGATCGGGCTCGTCTATCTGGCATCGATCACTTTCCCGCCGCCTCCTGTCGATCAGGTGGAAGCTTACAAGAAGAGTTGCGAAGCAAGCTGCATGCAGACCCAAAACAACTTGGATCTCTGCCAGAGCTTTTGCGGTTGCACCTTGGAGAAGCTGCACAGCGAAAATGTCTTCGACGCGATGATGGCGAATACAGCCAGTGTCGAGCAGCAGAGCAAGATCAGAGACGTCGCGGCACAATGCTCGGCGGAGGTACAGTAG
- a CDS encoding DUF599 domain-containing protein, which produces MTTMDYIAFVIFLVLWVSYAYITTARSPFGRTSLNQAMADRRRRWIYNSLTRDLKMIDTQIMAGLQNGTAFFASTSIFAIGGCFALLGATDRVESVFRDMPFVYYGGRTAFELKVIGLTCLFGYAFFKFGWSYRLFNYCTILFGGMPMVHEANADRKAAERAAENVIRMNVIAAKNFNDGLRTFFLSIGYLGWFINAYVFIVMTVIIIVALLRRQFSSEARLAIMDDH; this is translated from the coding sequence TCATATTCCTGGTTCTCTGGGTGTCCTATGCCTACATCACGACCGCCCGATCGCCCTTTGGCAGAACCAGCCTCAATCAAGCCATGGCCGACCGCCGCAGACGGTGGATCTATAATTCGCTGACGCGCGATCTGAAGATGATCGATACACAGATCATGGCAGGCCTCCAGAATGGCACGGCTTTCTTCGCATCGACTTCCATCTTCGCGATCGGCGGCTGCTTCGCGCTTCTCGGCGCTACCGATAGGGTCGAATCGGTGTTTCGCGACATGCCGTTCGTTTATTATGGCGGCCGGACCGCTTTCGAGTTGAAGGTTATCGGGCTGACCTGTCTTTTCGGCTACGCCTTCTTCAAGTTCGGCTGGTCGTATCGGCTGTTCAACTACTGCACCATTCTCTTCGGCGGAATGCCGATGGTGCATGAGGCAAATGCCGATCGAAAAGCAGCCGAGCGAGCGGCGGAGAACGTCATTCGCATGAATGTCATCGCAGCAAAGAATTTCAACGACGGGCTTCGCACCTTCTTCCTGTCGATCGGCTATCTCGGCTGGTTCATCAATGCCTATGTGTTCATCGTCATGACCGTCATCATCATTGTCGCGCTGCTGAGACGCCAATTCTCCTCAGAAGCGCGTCTCGCGATCATGGACGATCATTAA